From Enterococcus mundtii, the proteins below share one genomic window:
- a CDS encoding LTA synthase family protein, with product MNKHLDKLSTKQQKILRITTLGVVTVLVILISNLYLQWCQNNLSVDLALKFAFSWHTEKFLLACFVLLTVFLFMVAFAGSYLFGLLFYLVSIGILGFANYLKMSYRQEPIYPDDLKMITEFNLLKDMTGTPIFIGLMLIAALAFGGVVWAIVRSFKKDRTFQIYRILTLVMTVAMMGYFSNFNNPNNLLRKAYNQTALWIPYSQKMNYYNTGFIGGFLYNLKVEPMERPEGYSKEKINEITEKYQAIADEKNQTASDEQPNIIYVMSESFSDPSHLNGVTVTGDPLADYREVANQTYSGRMLSQNYGGGTANIEFEALTGLSMALFNGQMTTPYTMLVPKLDQLPSLVSTLNAQNYRTTAIHPYNTSMYKREDVYQTLGFDTFISEGNMTYTDTIDNNPYISDESAYKEILDLLKDEETPQFVHLVTMQTHMPYAGKYSQLDFSATTEDDTGTDTLNNYLQDIAYSSQALKAFTEALKDTPRRTLVVFWGDHLPGIYSDEIKNKNEKQALHQTEFLMFDTAGELEKRETNDAVTSPFYFAANLLEQTNQKTTGFYQLLLEMESAIPAFERELYFQNGQWGKEAQLNQAQEEVYEAYRLIQYDLVSGEQYSLDAGFYEK from the coding sequence TTGAACAAACATTTAGATAAGCTTTCAACCAAACAACAAAAAATTTTACGAATCACTACTCTGGGGGTAGTAACAGTCTTAGTGATACTTATAAGCAATTTGTATTTACAATGGTGCCAGAATAATCTTTCAGTTGATTTAGCCTTGAAATTTGCTTTTTCATGGCACACAGAAAAATTTTTACTTGCTTGTTTCGTATTACTTACTGTCTTCTTATTTATGGTCGCTTTCGCGGGTTCTTACTTATTTGGTCTGCTTTTTTATCTCGTAAGTATCGGTATATTAGGTTTTGCAAATTACTTGAAAATGAGCTATCGTCAAGAACCCATCTATCCAGATGACTTAAAGATGATCACAGAGTTCAATTTACTCAAAGACATGACCGGAACACCGATTTTTATTGGGTTGATGCTAATAGCGGCACTTGCCTTTGGTGGAGTGGTCTGGGCAATTGTCCGTAGTTTCAAAAAAGATCGAACATTCCAAATCTATCGTATCTTGACTTTAGTCATGACCGTTGCAATGATGGGCTATTTCAGTAACTTCAATAATCCCAATAATTTGTTGCGTAAAGCTTATAATCAAACGGCTTTGTGGATTCCTTATAGTCAAAAAATGAATTATTATAATACAGGATTCATTGGTGGCTTTTTGTACAATCTAAAAGTTGAACCGATGGAACGACCAGAAGGTTATTCAAAAGAAAAAATCAATGAAATCACTGAAAAATATCAAGCAATCGCAGACGAAAAAAATCAAACGGCAAGCGATGAGCAGCCAAATATCATTTATGTGATGAGTGAAAGCTTTTCTGATCCAAGTCATCTAAATGGTGTCACGGTGACCGGTGATCCCTTAGCGGATTATCGTGAAGTGGCAAATCAAACCTATAGTGGGCGAATGCTTTCGCAAAATTATGGTGGTGGAACAGCAAATATTGAGTTTGAAGCCTTAACGGGTCTATCCATGGCATTATTCAATGGTCAAATGACCACACCATATACGATGCTCGTTCCCAAGCTGGATCAATTACCATCGCTTGTTTCCACGCTTAATGCACAAAACTATCGAACAACGGCGATCCATCCTTATAATACATCGATGTATAAACGTGAAGATGTCTATCAGACGCTAGGGTTTGATACGTTTATCAGCGAGGGAAATATGACTTACACCGATACTATTGATAATAATCCATATATTTCAGATGAGTCTGCCTATAAAGAAATTTTAGACTTATTAAAAGATGAGGAAACGCCTCAGTTTGTCCATCTGGTCACGATGCAGACCCATATGCCTTATGCAGGCAAGTATTCGCAATTAGATTTTTCGGCTACAACAGAAGATGATACTGGAACAGACACACTCAACAATTATTTGCAAGATATTGCTTATAGTAGTCAAGCATTGAAAGCATTCACTGAGGCGCTGAAAGATACTCCAAGAAGAACGCTAGTCGTTTTTTGGGGAGATCATTTACCAGGGATCTATTCGGACGAGATCAAAAATAAAAATGAGAAACAAGCCTTACATCAGACAGAGTTTCTCATGTTCGATACAGCAGGTGAGTTAGAGAAACGTGAAACCAATGATGCTGTCACTAGCCCTTTTTATTTTGCAGCGAATCTTTTAGAACAAACGAATCAAAAGACCACTGGTTTTTATCAATTACTGCTTGAAATGGAGTCGGCTATTCCCGCGTTTGAACGAGAACTGTATTTTCAAAATGGCCAATGGGGAAAAGAAGCACAGTTGAATCAGGCGCAAGAGGAAGTATACGAGGCGTATCGCTTGATCCAATATGATCTAGTTTCAGGAGAACAATATAGTTTAGATGCAGGATTTTATGAAAAATAA
- a CDS encoding carbohydrate ABC transporter permease: MKAFTRYWNRPDRAAYLFLVPSFLILLLFTVVPLIGTFAISFTDLNIFFTSREFVGMDNFLRIFGDERAVNSLFHTLYFTLLETPTQIIVGLLAAVILSKNTRFNRFCRSTFYIPVICSLTSIAIIFSMLLDPNVGAIPYLFSQVGLPIPQFFRDPTLAMPTVALMTVWKNFGVTMTILITAIQGISPSLYESAQMDGATNRQQFFNITLPQIVPSLGFCILTNLIGSMQVFDQVYVATNGGPQFKTETAVQYIYSRGFTAPYELGYASALSSVLFVIVAVLAISTNLYMSRKEKQMK, encoded by the coding sequence ATGAAAGCATTCACCAGATACTGGAACCGACCGGATCGAGCGGCTTATTTGTTTTTAGTGCCATCCTTTTTGATTCTACTGTTATTCACAGTGGTGCCACTGATTGGTACATTTGCGATCAGTTTTACTGATTTGAACATCTTTTTTACTTCAAGAGAGTTCGTAGGCATGGATAACTTTTTGCGGATCTTTGGGGATGAACGTGCGGTCAATTCACTTTTCCATACGTTGTATTTTACCTTACTTGAAACACCAACACAGATTATCGTTGGTTTATTAGCTGCGGTGATCTTGTCAAAGAATACTCGTTTCAATCGCTTTTGTCGCTCAACTTTTTATATCCCTGTTATTTGTTCCTTAACATCCATTGCAATCATCTTTTCAATGTTGCTTGACCCAAACGTTGGGGCTATCCCTTACCTTTTCTCACAAGTAGGTTTGCCGATTCCACAATTTTTCCGTGATCCAACATTAGCAATGCCAACAGTTGCGCTGATGACGGTTTGGAAAAATTTCGGTGTCACAATGACGATCCTGATCACTGCTATTCAAGGAATCTCCCCTTCGCTTTACGAATCAGCGCAAATGGATGGAGCAACCAATCGTCAACAATTCTTTAATATCACGTTACCGCAGATCGTCCCATCTCTTGGTTTTTGTATCTTGACCAACTTGATTGGTTCCATGCAAGTGTTTGACCAAGTATATGTGGCAACGAACGGCGGACCACAATTCAAAACGGAAACAGCTGTCCAATACATTTATAGTCGCGGCTTCACCGCTCCATATGAGTTAGGCTATGCTTCCGCATTATCTTCAGTACTGTTTGTCATTGTAGCTGTGCTGGCAATTTCGACCAATTTATATATGTCAAGAAAAGAAAAACAAATGAAATAG
- a CDS encoding family 43 glycosylhydrolase, translating into MKKTTYANPIVLERADPWIYKHTDGYYYFTGSLPGYQSIELRRAKTIDGLKHAETLLVWHAPKTGPMSQLIWAPEIHYIQGKWYIYFAASDHAEIRDRDHHHRMFVLENTSIDPMNTEWEEKGQINTATDTFSLDGTTFTHQGKLYYVWAQLDPRIPGNSNLYLSEMANPWTLTGKQLLLAIPEFPWEKQGFAVNEGPAVLVRNGKIFITYSGSATDENYAMGLLWAEESADLLDGYSWHKNPEPVFVSSEKNKQFGPGHNSFTRSEDGKEDVLVYHARPEKNEGIDPLNNPNRHANAQVFSWDTEGFPVFGEPVAYSADI; encoded by the coding sequence ATGAAAAAAACAACTTATGCTAATCCAATCGTCCTTGAACGAGCCGATCCTTGGATCTACAAACATACGGACGGCTACTATTATTTTACGGGTTCTCTACCTGGTTATCAGTCCATCGAATTAAGACGTGCGAAAACGATCGATGGCTTGAAGCATGCAGAAACGTTACTGGTTTGGCATGCACCTAAAACTGGACCCATGAGTCAGTTGATCTGGGCACCAGAAATCCATTATATCCAAGGAAAGTGGTATATCTATTTTGCAGCCAGTGATCATGCAGAGATTCGTGATCGTGATCATCACCATCGGATGTTCGTTCTTGAAAACACGTCAATTGATCCAATGAATACTGAGTGGGAAGAAAAAGGGCAAATCAACACGGCTACAGATACGTTTAGTTTAGACGGCACGACTTTTACACATCAAGGAAAGTTGTATTATGTTTGGGCGCAATTAGACCCACGCATTCCGGGGAACTCCAATCTCTATTTATCAGAAATGGCAAATCCTTGGACACTGACCGGGAAACAACTATTATTAGCCATCCCAGAATTTCCTTGGGAAAAGCAAGGATTTGCAGTCAATGAAGGACCAGCCGTACTGGTTCGTAATGGGAAAATATTCATCACTTACTCAGGGAGTGCCACTGATGAAAATTATGCGATGGGTTTGCTGTGGGCAGAAGAGTCAGCGGATCTACTTGACGGTTATTCTTGGCATAAAAATCCTGAACCTGTCTTTGTCTCTTCGGAGAAAAATAAGCAGTTTGGACCGGGACATAACTCCTTTACTCGCTCAGAAGATGGCAAAGAAGATGTATTAGTTTACCATGCACGACCAGAAAAAAATGAAGGAATCGATCCTCTGAACAATCCCAATCGTCATGCCAACGCACAAGTATTTTCGTGGGACACAGAGGGGTTCCCAGTTTTTGGTGAACCAGTTGCGTATTCGGCTGATATTTGA
- a CDS encoding alpha-N-arabinofuranosidase translates to MKKVELKVRQGFSKGAISPRLFGSFVEHMGSVVYNGIFEPGHPTADKNGFRQDVLSYVKELSLGVIRYPGGNFTSGYDWQDTIGPVTERPKKIDLAWQGIEPNTFGLHEFFKWLDMVEAEPIMTVNLGTKGIDDARNLVEYCNFPEGTSWSELRKQNGQEQPFNVKLWCLGNELDGPWQIGAKSAYEYGRLANESAKAMKLVDESIETILVGSSTPRLASYPEWDRIALEEAYENVDYIALHNYIDKYDEEDLTKPPKNERADTKTYLAKAERFDRQIEEIIATCDYVKGYLRSDKTMYLAFDEWNVHSQPEQTYQKFQEGSPIDWCQFTMEDTLLFGTLGLAILRHADRVKIACQSLLVNTIPLILTEKNGIAWVNPTYYVMQHLAKYAKGTVLDQQTFCPTYDCDTGKEVPIIDSVVVENEQEIVLFLVNRTEEKVSITTTHDFELETKAVQLVVKSDHLLDKNTKDAPNTIQPIEHVIDVNEKNTIHMVLEAYSWNVIRLKKCEEPL, encoded by the coding sequence ATGAAAAAAGTTGAATTAAAGGTACGTCAAGGATTTTCTAAAGGAGCTATCAGTCCACGACTCTTCGGTTCTTTTGTTGAACATATGGGAAGTGTCGTGTATAACGGAATATTTGAACCAGGACATCCGACCGCGGATAAGAATGGCTTTCGACAGGACGTGCTTTCTTATGTAAAAGAACTGTCTTTAGGGGTGATCCGTTATCCTGGAGGGAATTTCACTTCAGGATATGACTGGCAAGATACGATTGGTCCAGTCACCGAGCGTCCAAAAAAAATCGATCTTGCATGGCAAGGAATCGAACCAAATACATTCGGGCTACATGAATTTTTCAAATGGTTAGACATGGTAGAAGCGGAGCCAATCATGACGGTGAATCTAGGCACAAAAGGAATCGATGATGCGCGTAATCTAGTAGAGTATTGTAATTTTCCTGAAGGAACCTCTTGGAGTGAGTTACGCAAACAAAACGGACAAGAGCAACCTTTTAACGTGAAACTTTGGTGCTTAGGAAATGAGTTAGACGGTCCTTGGCAAATTGGCGCAAAAAGTGCCTATGAGTATGGCAGGTTAGCCAATGAATCTGCCAAGGCGATGAAATTAGTCGATGAATCGATCGAAACGATTTTAGTCGGTAGTTCGACGCCACGCTTAGCGTCTTATCCTGAATGGGACCGAATCGCCTTAGAAGAAGCATATGAAAACGTAGATTATATCGCTTTGCATAATTACATCGATAAATATGACGAAGAAGATTTGACTAAACCTCCAAAAAATGAGCGAGCAGATACCAAAACTTACTTAGCTAAAGCGGAACGGTTTGATCGACAAATCGAAGAAATCATTGCGACGTGTGACTATGTGAAAGGCTATCTACGCAGTGACAAGACGATGTACTTAGCTTTTGATGAATGGAATGTTCATAGCCAACCAGAACAAACCTATCAAAAATTCCAAGAGGGGTCACCAATCGATTGGTGCCAGTTCACTATGGAAGATACATTACTGTTCGGCACATTGGGTCTTGCGATTTTACGGCATGCAGATCGTGTCAAAATTGCTTGCCAATCGCTTTTAGTCAATACCATCCCGCTTATCTTAACAGAGAAAAATGGGATCGCATGGGTAAATCCGACCTATTATGTGATGCAACATCTGGCAAAATATGCGAAAGGCACTGTATTAGATCAACAAACGTTTTGTCCCACTTATGACTGTGATACTGGAAAAGAAGTGCCGATCATTGATAGCGTCGTTGTCGAAAATGAGCAAGAAATCGTACTGTTTCTAGTGAATCGCACAGAAGAGAAAGTGTCCATTACGACAACGCATGATTTTGAGCTAGAGACTAAAGCAGTCCAACTAGTCGTAAAAAGTGATCATTTGCTTGATAAAAATACGAAAGACGCACCGAATACGATCCAACCGATAGAGCATGTAATCGATGTAAATGAAAAGAACACGATCCATATGGTGCTTGAAGCATATTCTTGGAATGTCATCAGACTAAAAAAATGTGAGGAACCTTTATGA
- a CDS encoding carbohydrate ABC transporter permease, translated as MLSESYTAVSTNRRKKFDGKKWLRVVGMLLVLLIIAFPFLWLIISSFKYEKDIISFPPRIFADEYTFENYIKVWTTIPLLDYIKNTVIFAGGTVITSVFFDSLAGYAFARMRFKGKSVLFYFVLLTMMIPFQVFMIPLFIQANFLGMLDTYAGLIIPRMTTAFGIFMMRSFFVTLPDSLEEAARIDGLGEFKIFLKIMLPLSKPTLLSLAIFTLMNSWNDLLYPLILTTSSKMRTLPAGLALFTGQNISFYGPVMAGTVISMLPLLIIYIFAQKYFVQGTAMSGMKE; from the coding sequence ATGCTTTCGGAAAGTTATACAGCAGTTTCAACGAATCGTCGGAAAAAGTTTGATGGAAAGAAATGGTTACGTGTCGTCGGAATGTTACTCGTATTATTGATTATCGCTTTTCCTTTTCTATGGTTGATCATTTCCTCGTTCAAATATGAAAAAGACATTATTTCTTTTCCCCCGAGAATTTTTGCAGATGAATATACCTTTGAGAATTATATCAAGGTTTGGACGACTATTCCGTTGTTAGATTACATCAAAAACACAGTAATCTTTGCAGGTGGGACAGTGATCACTTCTGTTTTCTTTGATTCTCTTGCAGGGTATGCTTTTGCTCGGATGCGCTTCAAAGGGAAATCGGTGTTGTTTTACTTTGTTTTGTTAACGATGATGATCCCATTTCAAGTCTTCATGATCCCACTGTTCATCCAAGCAAACTTTTTAGGTATGTTAGATACGTATGCCGGATTGATCATTCCTCGGATGACTACTGCTTTTGGGATATTTATGATGCGGTCGTTTTTTGTGACTTTACCAGATTCATTGGAAGAAGCCGCACGTATTGACGGGTTAGGTGAGTTCAAGATTTTCTTGAAGATCATGTTGCCTTTGAGCAAGCCAACACTTCTATCACTAGCAATCTTTACGTTGATGAACAGTTGGAATGATTTATTGTATCCACTGATTTTGACAACAAGTTCGAAAATGCGGACGTTACCTGCAGGATTAGCTTTATTCACTGGACAAAATATATCATTTTATGGACCGGTGATGGCAGGAACAGTTATTTCGATGTTGCCATTGTTGATCATTTATATTTTTGCTCAAAAATACTTTGTACAAGGAACTGCAATGTCTGGCATGAAAGAGTGA
- a CDS encoding DUF624 domain-containing protein has protein sequence MKLVETKWYGQLIQISDHILLGILWVVVSLPLVTVVPATTGVFTALNKWKNGESGHVCYSFFQGFKRKFFLQLVMSGVTIISYFAMNLILQESAIWLVICGYVTMLVFTMFLLSWCSSLAQNDALSGKELFQESTLWVLTNFLKNLVCCGILLVFLVLVFMFPPIIFVLAGGVWWLINHLVGNINRKGVWQ, from the coding sequence ATGAAATTAGTCGAAACAAAATGGTATGGTCAATTGATCCAAATTTCCGATCATATCTTATTAGGGATTTTATGGGTCGTCGTTTCTTTGCCTTTAGTCACAGTAGTACCAGCCACAACAGGGGTCTTTACAGCGTTGAATAAATGGAAGAATGGCGAATCAGGGCATGTTTGCTATTCCTTTTTTCAGGGCTTTAAGCGTAAGTTTTTCCTTCAATTAGTGATGAGTGGCGTGACCATCATCAGTTATTTTGCGATGAATCTTATTTTGCAAGAATCTGCTATTTGGTTAGTGATTTGTGGGTATGTAACAATGTTGGTTTTTACGATGTTTTTACTTTCTTGGTGTAGTTCTCTTGCCCAAAATGACGCTCTTTCCGGAAAGGAACTTTTTCAAGAAAGTACGTTGTGGGTGTTGACCAACTTTTTGAAGAATCTTGTATGTTGTGGCATATTATTAGTTTTTCTTGTGCTTGTGTTTATGTTTCCACCGATTATTTTTGTATTAGCAGGTGGGGTTTGGTGGTTGATCAATCATTTAGTGGGAAACATAAATAGGAAAGGAGTGTGGCAATGA